GCTCCGCGGGCACCGCCCGGTCACCGGCCCCCAGCAGCCCGAACACCCGCGGCCCCCGCCACTCCGCCGGCAGCCCCTCCGCCCGCGGCACCACGTGGAAGTGCACGTGCGCGAACCCCTCCGCCTCCCCGAACTGCGCCACGTACGCCTTCCGGCACCCCGTCACCACCTTCAGCGCCCGGGCCAGCCGCACCTGCCACACCCCCAGCGACGCCGCCTCCGCCCCGGTCAGCTCCGCCATCGACTCCAGGTGCCGTCGGGGCAGCAGCACCAGCCACCCCGGCAGCGCGCAATCCACCGCGTGCACCACCCGCCAGTGCTCGTCCACCGCGATCCGCTGGTACCGCGGCAACCGCTCGAACTCAGCCTCCCGCGCGCACGCGTAACACTCCCCACCCCTCACCCGGCCGCCCCCCTTCCGCTCAGCCCTGCCCCGCCACGTTGACCCGGCAGACCGAGGACGTCGGCACCAATCCCGGCAGCAGCCCGTCCAGCAACCGCGAACACACCTCCTGCTGCTGCTCGTCCCGCACCCCCTCGGCCCCCGCCGTCCCCGAAGCCCCCACCACTCCCGCCACCGCCACGACCAACCCCGCCACCGCGCACTTCCACCGCACCACAACAACCACCTCCGAACATCCGACGACACAGTCCCCTCTCCCTACCCACCCGCCCCCACCCCCCACGCCCCCCTTCCCCCATCCGTGGGCGTGTCGCCCCCGCCCACGCCAACGGCCCCCGCCGGCCACCGGGCACCCGCCCCGTGGCCCCCGCGAGGGGCCGTTCTTCCTGCACTCCCACCCACTCAACTCCGGTACGGATTACCCCCGGCCGGCGGCTGCTGCGGATACCCCGGCTGCCCGGCCTGCTGCTGCGGCGGATACACCGGCTGCCCCGACTGCTGCTGCGGCGGATACCCGTACCCGGCCGGCTGCTGCTGCGGCGCCTGCTGCTGATACCCGTACCCCGGACCACCGGGGCCGCCGGGCGCACCCGGACCGCCCGGGCCCCCGGGGCCACCACCGTTGCCGCCGTTGTTCTTCGAACGACGCACGAGCGCCACGATCACCACGATCACGATCACGATCACGGCGAGCACACCGCCACCGACCGCGACCAGCATCCCCGTGTTGCTCTTCTTGTCACCCGCGTCACCGCTCGCCTGCGGAGTCGCCGAATTCCCGGCACCGGCCGAAGGCGCCTTCGAAGCCGGAGACGACGGCGCGGACGAGTTACCGGCCGACCCGCTGTAGTCCGGCTCCGCCCGGCCCAGCAGCGGGTTCTCCTTCGGCCCGTTGTCCACCGCCGGGTTCGCCGCCAGCGCCCCGGACGGGGACGCGATGCCGTACCCGTACTTGTCGTTCGGGAACGAGCCCTGGCCGTCGGGCTTGAAGGCACCCTTGGTGATCCGGTTGATGACCTGACCCGCCGACAGGTTCGGGTACTTCGACCGCACCAGCGCCGCGATCCCCGACACGATGGCCGCGGATTCGGACGTACCGGAAGCCGTCGCGTACCCCTGCTTGAGGTCGGCCCGGTGGATGCCGTCGGCCGGAGCCGCCAGGGTCACCTGCGGGCCGGTGGTCGACTTCGGCCAGATGCTTCCGTCCTCTGCCACGCCCGACACCACCACCACGCCCGGGAAGCCCGCAGGGTAGTCGATCGGCAAGCCGGCGTGGTTCCCGGAGGCCGATACGAGAACGACGTCCTTCTGAATGGCGTACTCGATGGCCCCCCGGTATCCGCTGTCGCTCGGATTCCCGCCGTAGAAAGACATGTTGATGACCTTGGCACCGTGGTCGACGGCGAATCGGATCCCCGCGCCGAAGTCCACGTTGTCGACCGAGCTGCCCAGGTCATCGCTGAAGTCGAACTTCACCGGGAGGATCTTCGCCTTGGGCGCGATGCCCATGACGCCGGCGTTGTCACCGTGCCCGTGCGCGGCGATGTCGGAGGCCATCGCCGTACCGTGGCCGTCGCTGTCGGTCCGGCCGTCCCCGCCCTTGCCGGTGAGGTCGAGACCGGGGAGGACCTGCCCGGCCAGGTCCGGGTGACTGGCGTCGACGCCGCTGTCGATGACCGCGACGATGACCTGGTCGCCCTGGCTGACCGGCCAGACGTCTCTGGCCATGCCGTACTTGTCCAGCACCCACTGCTGCTGGCGGTCCTGGTCCGCCGCCGCCGGGCCGGCGCTCACGCCCCACAGGAGGGCTCCCGCAGCGAGCGCGGCCAGACCGCGCACGGTTCGGCTGGTCGTCAAGCCTCGTCACCCCTCGTTGAGCGGCCGCCCCGCAGACCCTTGAGTCTGCAGGGCGGCCAGGTAATGTCCGACTGTTCTACTGACCGAACGTCATTCCACCACGTTCGGATTGGCGTTTCCGCCGGAGGCCCAGGTCTCCTCGTCCTCCACCAGGTAGTCCGGGCGTTCCGAGGTGCCCTTCTTGGCGCGCTTGCTCGACTGGCCGTGACCGGCCATGCCGGCGCCGTGCCCGGCCGCGCCGCCCTGTCCCGTGCCACCGGCGTGACCGGCACCGGCGGCTCCGGCGCCCTGGCCGAGGCGGCTGCGGCCGATGCCCGACCCGCCCTCGGAGAAGGCCCGTCCACCGGCGCCGCCGTGCGCCGCCTCGCCGACCATGCCGCCGGCCCGACCCGCCAGGCTGCCGCCGGAACGGCCGCCCCGGAGGCCCGCGCCGCCACCGGCACCGCCCGCTCCGGCGCCACCGCCGAGACCGCCGCTGCCCGTGCCACCGGCCCGGCCGCCGGCACCGGCCGCACCGCCCGCTGCGGAGCCGCCCGGACCCGTGCCACCGCCGCCCAGGCCGTTGGAACCGAACGTTCCGGCCTTGGACACGCTGTTGCCGCTGAACCCGGCACGGGCACCGATGCCGGTGCCACCGGCCAGGGTCCCGCCGCCACCGCCGATCAGCCCGCCGGCGGCACCACCGCCGCCGAGGCCGCCACCGCCGCCACCTGCCCCGGGCGCACCGCCGGACACGGTGGGGCCGCCGATCGTCGTGGTGCCGCCGCCGCGGACGCCGCCGGTACCGCCTTGGATGCCGTCGATACCCGTGCCCGGGCCCTTCGGCTGCGGAAGGGCGTTGGCCGTTCCACCGGAGATGCCCGCGTCCGTCGGACGGACCACCGCGGGCTTGACCTGCGGTGCCTGCGGTGCCCGGCTGCTCGACGTGCTCTTGAGCGAGGTCTGCGATCCGGAGGAGGAGGAGCCGCTCACTCGGCCGGTGCTCTGGGAGATACCGGCTCCGACACCGGCGATCGCCGCGATGAATCCCGATGCGCCGCCGTCACTCGGAGGGGCTACCTGATTGTCCTTCGAGTTGTCGTCGAGTCCGGTCCTGAGGTTGCCCAGTCGGCTGCTGGCCGTGCTGTACTTGGCCGCCAGCACCTGCATCACGCCGACCGCCTCCTCCTTGCGGGTATCGGCGATGCCCTGCCGGGCGTCGGCGTCGTCGACCCCGACGGACTGCTTGGCGGCGTCGCTGATCCCGTCGCCCACCTTGTCCCAGAAGCCCGGCTCCTCGGGCATCGCGGCCTTGGCCTCGTCGATCGACGCGGACAGCGTCTGCAGCGCGGTGGCGGTGTAGTTCACGTGCTCGGCCGTGGCGCTGACCTTCGCGGCGAGCTCGGTCATGTGCGCGTGGAAGGCGTCGCTGGTGCTGCCCTGCCAGGTGCTGGTGGCGTCACCGGTGGCGGTGGTCAGCGCCGAGTGGATCTGGGTCAGCGTCTCGTGGGCCCGCCGCCACGGATCGGCCGCGGCCATGACCGAACCGGAGTCCAACGAGTGGACCATGGAGATCAGTTCGGCATGGCTGTGAACGGAGAAGTCGGTGCTCCCCGAGCCACCGCCCTGGTCCATCATCCTCACTGTGCACCCTCCAGCCCGTTGTCCGTGTCCTTGGTCTTCAGCACCGTCACCACTGTGGCTTCACCGTGTTCGTCGACTGGGCCGACGTAATGGTCCCAGCCTTCCTCGCGTCCAGTTCGGACTGGCTCCAGGTCGTGGTCCACCCGTCCTTCGACAGGGTCATGTTCTTGCGGGTGTCCTGCTCGTGTTCCTCGTAGTTCGTCGCCGTGTGGTCCGCGTTCCGCTGGGCCAGGTCGATGGCATCCTGGATATCGGCCAGGAGGGTGCTCAACCGAAGGCGCAACGCGTCGTACTGCGTGTACAGGCCCTGTGCCTCGGCGAAACTCCCGAACGCCGCCGACCCGACACCACTCGGGCCGTACACCGCACTGGTACCCGCACCACTCTCGAACTCACTCAGCAAGCCGCGCACTTGGGCCGCGAACGCCCGCAGGCTGTCGACCTCGACCTCGAAGCCCTTACCGCTGGTGCTCATGTGTCTCGTACCTCCCCCGTACCTGCTGCCCCGCGCGACTGCCGCTCGACCGCCTGGGGCCTGAAAGAAAGTTGGCTCCAACCTCTATGTCTAACACATGGAACGGGCCGTCAACACGCCCCCTGGTGGGTGCGGGTGGGGTCAGGTCGCGGCGAGGGCCCGGCGGCAGAGGGAGTCGGCTCGGCGGGTGGTTTCGGGGAGGCGGTAGGAGGGGGTGAGGGCGAGGGTGACGGCGGTGGCTTCGTCGAGGCCGATGCGGTGGCCGACGGAGAGGAAGACGGGTTTGACGCCCTGGCGGGTGCGCAGGGCGCGGCCGACGGTTTCGGGGCCGTCGAGGAGGGGGGTCCAGGCGCCGCGGTGGTCGTCGGGGGGCCGGTGGGTGAAGGTGAAGGGGTTCTTGGCGATGCCGAGGGTGGGGAGGCCGGTGTGGACGCCGA
This is a stretch of genomic DNA from Kitasatospora fiedleri. It encodes these proteins:
- a CDS encoding HIT family protein gives rise to the protein MPRYQRIAVDEHWRVVHAVDCALPGWLVLLPRRHLESMAELTGAEAASLGVWQVRLARALKVVTGCRKAYVAQFGEAEGFAHVHFHVVPRAEGLPAEWRGPRVFGLLGAGDRAVPAERMDELAGRLAEVLGG
- a CDS encoding S8 family serine peptidase, producing the protein MTTSRTVRGLAALAAGALLWGVSAGPAAADQDRQQQWVLDKYGMARDVWPVSQGDQVIVAVIDSGVDASHPDLAGQVLPGLDLTGKGGDGRTDSDGHGTAMASDIAAHGHGDNAGVMGIAPKAKILPVKFDFSDDLGSSVDNVDFGAGIRFAVDHGAKVINMSFYGGNPSDSGYRGAIEYAIQKDVVLVSASGNHAGLPIDYPAGFPGVVVVSGVAEDGSIWPKSTTGPQVTLAAPADGIHRADLKQGYATASGTSESAAIVSGIAALVRSKYPNLSAGQVINRITKGAFKPDGQGSFPNDKYGYGIASPSGALAANPAVDNGPKENPLLGRAEPDYSGSAGNSSAPSSPASKAPSAGAGNSATPQASGDAGDKKSNTGMLVAVGGGVLAVIVIVIVVIVALVRRSKNNGGNGGGPGGPGGPGAPGGPGGPGYGYQQQAPQQQPAGYGYPPQQQSGQPVYPPQQQAGQPGYPQQPPAGGNPYRS
- a CDS encoding WXG100 family type VII secretion target — its product is MDQGGGSGSTDFSVHSHAELISMVHSLDSGSVMAAADPWRRAHETLTQIHSALTTATGDATSTWQGSTSDAFHAHMTELAAKVSATAEHVNYTATALQTLSASIDEAKAAMPEEPGFWDKVGDGISDAAKQSVGVDDADARQGIADTRKEEAVGVMQVLAAKYSTASSRLGNLRTGLDDNSKDNQVAPPSDGGASGFIAAIAGVGAGISQSTGRVSGSSSSGSQTSLKSTSSSRAPQAPQVKPAVVRPTDAGISGGTANALPQPKGPGTGIDGIQGGTGGVRGGGTTTIGGPTVSGGAPGAGGGGGGLGGGGAAGGLIGGGGGTLAGGTGIGARAGFSGNSVSKAGTFGSNGLGGGGTGPGGSAAGGAAGAGGRAGGTGSGGLGGGAGAGGAGGGAGLRGGRSGGSLAGRAGGMVGEAAHGGAGGRAFSEGGSGIGRSRLGQGAGAAGAGHAGGTGQGGAAGHGAGMAGHGQSSKRAKKGTSERPDYLVEDEETWASGGNANPNVVE